The Bernardetia litoralis DSM 6794 genome includes a window with the following:
- a CDS encoding tetratricopeptide repeat protein, translated as MKNLFYIFIPFFFLSYFTSQNAKAQDLPHPDSVEMLITSMAMQIEATQGLNDMYNFDFRSAESQFQWIKRRYPQHPLGYFLMGLSNFWKMMPNEDEKAYDGIFNKYMDSTITYAEIIFKESEEKTPKQIEAAFFLSAAYAFKGRLESNRKNWTAATIAGKRALNYLEDARGYGDLSPELLFGDGLYNYYVEWIPENYGELKPIFWFFKDGDKTKGIKQLEEVTAEGFYTKTEAQTFLIRIYDGEAKEDPMYREKALNMAGYLYQSYPKNAFFHRQYLKLLYLTGDGNKTIIESQKALELIEQKAFGYEATIGRYAAFFLGSHNFRALRNYDEAKKYLLQAVDFGESADAQESGYYLYSLAYLGQIAHIEKDYMAAKGYYEKIKDHADRKHSTKKEAKEYLKENKKLFK; from the coding sequence ATGAAAAATTTATTTTATATTTTTATTCCTTTCTTTTTTCTTTCTTATTTTACTTCTCAAAATGCAAAAGCACAAGATTTGCCACATCCAGATAGTGTAGAGATGCTTATTACAAGTATGGCTATGCAAATTGAAGCCACACAAGGACTCAATGATATGTATAATTTTGATTTTAGAAGTGCAGAAAGTCAGTTTCAGTGGATAAAAAGACGATATCCACAACATCCATTAGGTTATTTTTTAATGGGATTGAGCAACTTTTGGAAAATGATGCCCAATGAAGATGAAAAGGCTTATGATGGAATTTTTAATAAATATATGGATTCAACAATTACGTATGCTGAAATAATATTTAAAGAATCTGAAGAAAAAACACCAAAACAAATAGAAGCTGCCTTCTTTTTATCGGCTGCTTATGCCTTCAAAGGGCGTTTAGAATCAAATAGAAAAAACTGGACAGCTGCCACTATTGCAGGAAAACGAGCCTTAAATTATTTGGAAGATGCTAGAGGATATGGTGATTTGAGTCCAGAATTACTTTTTGGAGATGGTTTATATAATTATTATGTAGAATGGATTCCAGAAAATTATGGAGAACTAAAGCCTATTTTTTGGTTTTTCAAAGATGGAGACAAAACAAAAGGAATCAAACAATTAGAAGAGGTAACAGCAGAAGGATTTTATACCAAAACAGAAGCACAAACTTTTTTGATTCGAATTTATGATGGTGAAGCCAAAGAAGACCCAATGTACAGAGAAAAAGCTTTGAATATGGCTGGTTATTTATATCAAAGTTATCCTAAAAATGCCTTTTTTCATCGTCAATATTTAAAACTTTTATATCTCACAGGTGATGGAAACAAAACTATAATAGAATCTCAAAAAGCCCTAGAACTTATCGAACAAAAAGCATTTGGGTATGAAGCAACAATTGGAAGGTATGCAGCTTTTTTCTTGGGTTCGCATAATTTTAGAGCATTGAGAAATTATGATGAAGCAAAAAAATATCTTTTACAAGCTGTTGATTTTGGCGAAAGTGCAGATGCACAAGAATCAGGTTATTATTTATATTCTCTTGCTTATTTGGGACAAATTGCTCACATAGAAAAAGATTATATGGCTGCAAAAGGCTATTATGAAAAAATCAAAGACCACGCAGACCGAAAACATTCTACCAAAAAAGAAGCAAAAGAATATTTGAAGGAAAATAAAAAGCTGTTTAAATAA
- a CDS encoding DUF3298 and DUF4163 domain-containing protein: MREKKLINSSFLPVLFLFFVLQFLTFSLFAQNPKNNTDYCHFKGTINGNLPIIMDLIQNGDSYSGSYYYTKYNLPINLEGKVNKKGEIELFTMDNQGEKTEFITGNINQNAFVGNWKNKDKSKTLSISLVEDYSKSIAFDFISIKDSIKLFKNKKVTPQATFSDVIVEIKQVPQGSNLSKIKELLKKYQSTENKGSSQSAKQTIENHKKSFFKEYLDVNKDQDEDYLYAANWVNESSASVIFNDNYFATLSFSNYQYLGGAHGMYGENFLVIDIKNGKEIRLSDIFDKQSLATLEKKMIKKAYTYTGFEDAKSLQDAGYLVDKIEVTENFSLNAKGITFVYQPYEIAPYAAGMPEFLFTWEELKDLMKTDASVRSLMK, from the coding sequence ATGAGAGAAAAAAAATTGATTAACTCATCTTTTTTGCCTGTTTTATTTTTATTTTTTGTACTACAATTTCTAACTTTTTCACTATTTGCTCAAAACCCAAAAAACAATACAGATTATTGTCATTTTAAAGGTACAATAAATGGAAATTTGCCTATTATAATGGATTTAATACAAAATGGAGATTCATATTCAGGAAGTTATTATTATACAAAATATAATTTGCCAATAAACTTGGAAGGCAAAGTAAATAAAAAAGGTGAAATAGAATTATTTACAATGGATAATCAAGGCGAAAAAACTGAATTTATTACAGGAAATATAAATCAAAATGCTTTTGTTGGAAATTGGAAAAATAAAGATAAATCCAAAACACTGTCTATTTCATTAGTAGAAGATTATTCAAAGAGTATTGCTTTTGATTTCATTTCTATAAAAGACAGCATAAAATTATTCAAAAACAAAAAAGTAACACCTCAAGCTACTTTTTCAGATGTAATTGTAGAAATAAAACAAGTTCCACAAGGAAGTAATTTGTCCAAAATAAAAGAATTACTTAAAAAATATCAGTCTACCGAGAATAAAGGAAGTTCTCAAAGTGCTAAACAAACAATAGAGAATCATAAAAAAAGTTTTTTTAAAGAATATTTGGATGTAAATAAAGACCAAGATGAAGATTATTTGTATGCTGCAAATTGGGTCAATGAAAGTAGTGCAAGTGTAATTTTTAATGATAATTATTTTGCAACACTTTCCTTTTCTAATTATCAATATCTAGGAGGAGCGCACGGAATGTATGGCGAAAATTTTTTGGTTATTGATATAAAAAATGGAAAAGAAATAAGATTGAGTGATATTTTTGACAAACAGAGTCTTGCTACTTTAGAAAAAAAAATGATAAAAAAGGCTTATACTTATACGGGTTTTGAAGATGCAAAATCATTGCAAGATGCAGGATATTTGGTAGATAAAATAGAAGTTACTGAAAATTTCTCATTGAATGCAAAAGGAATAACTTTTGTCTACCAGCCCTATGAAATTGCACCTTATGCAGCAGGAATGCCCGAATTTTTGTTTACTTGGGAAGAGTTAAAAGACCTTATGAAAACGGATGCTTCGGTTCGTTCGTTGATGAAATAA
- a CDS encoding lysophospholipid acyltransferase family protein: MIQEKLYELRNSLLLYIEDRGLMVLMRPFTTLFQIAFSMWTFFNFFWIMLICAPFIIIPILINEKRGGTFAFKIMKFWGFSFSFLSGIIYKIKNKSILQKDQPYIFIANHNSFLDSPAITLAIPNQFRALGKIEILKMPVFGLIFKYIGVIVDRSSMESKRRSLRQIKEKLRKKIHVMIFPEGTMNNSGYDMLRFHEGAFMVAIETQTPIAPLVIKNTRKMLPKNGWRVKAGFVEVEFLEPISTKGMTMQDLQKLKLQAFEMMKKAYSEN, encoded by the coding sequence ATGATACAGGAAAAATTATATGAATTAAGAAACTCCTTATTACTCTATATTGAAGATAGAGGACTTATGGTTTTGATGCGTCCTTTTACCACACTTTTTCAGATTGCCTTTTCTATGTGGACATTTTTCAATTTCTTTTGGATTATGCTCATTTGTGCGCCTTTTATCATTATTCCTATTCTCATTAATGAAAAAAGAGGAGGAACTTTTGCTTTCAAGATTATGAAATTTTGGGGTTTTAGTTTTAGTTTTTTAAGTGGAATTATTTATAAAATTAAAAATAAATCTATACTTCAAAAAGACCAACCTTATATCTTTATTGCTAATCATAATTCTTTTTTAGATTCCCCAGCCATTACACTTGCCATCCCAAATCAGTTTAGAGCTTTGGGCAAAATAGAAATTTTGAAAATGCCTGTTTTTGGATTAATTTTTAAATATATTGGTGTTATCGTTGATAGAAGTAGTATGGAAAGCAAAAGACGGAGTTTAAGGCAAATAAAGGAAAAGCTAAGAAAGAAAATACACGTAATGATTTTTCCAGAAGGAACAATGAACAATTCGGGATATGATATGTTGCGTTTTCATGAAGGAGCTTTTATGGTTGCCATCGAAACACAAACACCGATTGCGCCTCTTGTTATCAAAAACACACGTAAAATGCTACCAAAAAATGGTTGGAGAGTAAAAGCTGGATTTGTGGAAGTAGAGTTTTTAGAACCAATTTCTACAAAAGGAATGACAATGCAAGACCTTCAAAAACTCAAATTACAAGCCTTTGAAATGATGAAAAAGGCATATTCAGAAAACTAA
- a CDS encoding DUF697 domain-containing protein — MSQAKIQAESIVQKHVLWSMGMGALPIPFLDTIAVSAMQYEMLKQVSNLYGFEMSENMSKSLISMLAGGTLVRMGASAVKTIPIIGSFLVGGAMVVLSGASTYAIGNVFIQHFESGGDLFDIDTEKFKNFYNEKFEQGKEYAAEMKDKAKNSMNNNEEEKVKTDLGKKDKPAMETDPNAPKDGKYEHQFQNKSGENKTPQNEPKKEENQTQESDDEKELRDAKIAELKDLKAKGILTDDEYKRMKKKIMS, encoded by the coding sequence ATGAGTCAAGCTAAAATTCAAGCTGAAAGTATTGTTCAAAAACACGTTTTATGGTCTATGGGAATGGGCGCACTTCCAATTCCTTTTTTAGATACAATTGCTGTTTCAGCGATGCAATACGAAATGTTGAAGCAAGTTTCTAATCTTTATGGTTTTGAGATGAGCGAAAATATGAGCAAATCACTTATTTCTATGCTTGCAGGTGGTACGCTTGTCAGAATGGGCGCATCAGCTGTCAAAACAATTCCTATTATTGGGTCTTTTTTGGTAGGTGGCGCAATGGTGGTTTTGTCAGGAGCTTCTACCTATGCAATTGGAAATGTGTTTATTCAACATTTTGAGTCTGGTGGAGATTTATTTGATATTGATACAGAAAAATTCAAAAACTTTTATAATGAAAAATTTGAACAAGGAAAAGAATATGCTGCCGAAATGAAAGACAAGGCAAAAAATTCTATGAATAATAATGAGGAAGAAAAAGTAAAAACAGATTTAGGCAAAAAAGACAAACCAGCAATGGAAACAGACCCAAATGCACCTAAAGATGGAAAATATGAACATCAGTTTCAAAATAAATCAGGAGAAAATAAAACTCCACAAAATGAGCCTAAAAAAGAAGAAAACCAGACTCAAGAAAGTGATGATGAAAAAGAATTGAGAGATGCAAAAATAGCAGAACTCAAAGATTTGAAAGCAAAAGGAATATTGACAGACGATGAATATAAACGCATGAAAAAGAAAATAATGAGTTAA
- a CDS encoding radical SAM/SPASM domain-containing protein has product MNKSQFIDGIIYLKTLTFKRFWNGVLLLFSYYFSKITKKNYQKGFPISIAFEPTTTCNLKCPHCPSGLRQFSRPTGNATNSIFEKLLSEVSPYLTYLIFYFQGEPYINKHFLDWVKLASEKNIYTATSTNAHYLTEEIAEKTVLSGLSRLIISLDGANQETYQKYRIGGNIDKVWKGVENVVAFKKKHNSKTPFIMLQFIVFKHNEHEIEQIKSIGKKLGIDKVVIKTAQIYDYENETDFIPENSTYSRYKKDKNKVILKNKLENSCWKMWHSCVITWDGKVVPCCFDKDATHHLGDLKKYSFNEIWKNDTYKAFRNSLLQSRKEIDICKNCTEGTKVWA; this is encoded by the coding sequence ATGAATAAAAGTCAATTTATAGACGGAATAATTTACCTCAAAACACTTACTTTCAAACGATTTTGGAATGGTGTTTTATTACTTTTTAGTTATTATTTTTCTAAGATTACAAAGAAAAATTATCAAAAAGGATTTCCTATAAGTATCGCCTTTGAGCCTACAACAACTTGTAATCTGAAATGTCCTCATTGTCCGTCTGGATTACGACAGTTTTCTCGCCCTACTGGAAATGCTACCAATTCCATTTTTGAAAAATTATTGAGTGAAGTTTCGCCTTACTTAACCTATCTTATTTTTTACTTTCAAGGAGAACCCTATATCAATAAGCACTTTTTGGATTGGGTAAAATTAGCAAGCGAAAAAAATATTTACACAGCTACTTCTACAAATGCCCATTATTTGACAGAAGAAATTGCAGAAAAAACAGTTTTATCTGGACTTTCTAGGCTAATTATTTCTTTAGATGGAGCCAATCAAGAAACCTATCAAAAATATAGAATTGGAGGAAATATAGATAAAGTTTGGAAAGGAGTTGAAAATGTGGTGGCATTCAAGAAAAAACACAATAGCAAAACACCTTTTATTATGCTTCAATTTATTGTTTTCAAACACAATGAACACGAAATAGAACAAATAAAATCAATAGGAAAAAAACTAGGAATTGATAAAGTAGTTATCAAAACAGCGCAAATTTATGATTATGAAAATGAAACTGATTTTATTCCAGAAAATTCAACATATAGTCGATATAAAAAAGACAAAAATAAAGTAATTTTAAAAAATAAATTAGAAAATAGTTGTTGGAAAATGTGGCATTCTTGTGTCATTACGTGGGATGGAAAAGTAGTTCCTTGTTGTTTTGATAAAGATGCAACTCATCATTTGGGAGATTTGAAGAAATATTCTTTCAATGAAATTTGGAAAAACGACACTTATAAAGCCTTTAGAAACTCATTATTACAATCAAGAAAAGAAATTGATATTTGTAAAAATTGCACGGAAGGAACAAAGGTTTGGGCGTGA
- a CDS encoding class I fructose-bisphosphate aldolase yields the protein MVHTANLSTERISELLGQEAELLNFSTPAISKERLHVPSPDFVDKIFANSNRNPQVLRSLGQLYGSGRLANTGYVSILPVDQGLEHTAGASFAPNPDYFDPENIVKLAIEGGCNAVATTYGNLALMSRKYAHKIPFIVKINHNELLTYPNKFDQVMFGSVEEAWNLGAVAVGATIYFGSKESTRQIQEVAAAFERAHELGMATILWCYARNNDFKKDGVDYHTAADLTAQANHIGVTIQADIIKQKLPETNGAFNNIAFAKTHKKVYSELSSDNPIDLCRYQVANCYMGRIGLINSGGASSGASDLSEAVTTAVVNKRAGGAGLISGRKAFQRPLNEGIELLNSIQDVYLNPEITIA from the coding sequence ATGGTGCATACTGCAAACCTTTCTACTGAGCGTATTTCTGAGCTTTTAGGTCAAGAGGCTGAACTTCTCAATTTTTCTACTCCTGCTATTTCGAAAGAGCGTTTACACGTTCCTAGTCCTGATTTTGTAGATAAAATTTTTGCTAACTCAAATCGTAATCCACAAGTTTTGCGTAGTTTGGGACAGCTTTATGGTTCGGGTCGTTTGGCTAATACAGGTTATGTTTCTATTCTTCCTGTTGATCAAGGTCTTGAACACACAGCAGGCGCATCTTTTGCACCAAACCCAGATTATTTTGACCCAGAAAACATTGTAAAACTGGCTATTGAAGGTGGTTGTAATGCTGTTGCGACGACTTATGGAAATCTTGCTTTGATGTCAAGAAAATATGCTCACAAAATTCCTTTTATTGTAAAAATTAATCATAACGAACTTCTTACTTATCCAAATAAATTTGACCAAGTTATGTTTGGTTCAGTAGAAGAAGCTTGGAATTTGGGTGCAGTAGCTGTTGGAGCAACTATTTATTTTGGTTCAAAAGAATCTACTCGTCAGATTCAAGAAGTAGCTGCTGCTTTTGAAAGAGCGCATGAACTTGGAATGGCAACTATTCTTTGGTGTTATGCTCGTAATAATGATTTTAAAAAAGATGGTGTAGATTATCATACTGCTGCTGACCTTACAGCGCAAGCAAATCATATTGGAGTAACAATTCAAGCTGATATTATTAAACAAAAATTACCTGAGACAAATGGTGCTTTTAATAATATTGCCTTTGCAAAAACACATAAAAAAGTATATTCAGAGCTTTCTTCTGACAATCCTATTGACCTTTGTCGTTATCAAGTAGCAAATTGCTATATGGGAAGAATTGGTCTTATCAATTCTGGAGGAGCTTCTTCGGGTGCATCAGATTTGAGTGAGGCTGTAACAACAGCAGTTGTCAATAAACGTGCTGGTGGTGCTGGTCTTATTTCTGGTCGTAAAGCATTCCAAAGACCATTAAATGAAGGAATTGAACTATTAAATTCAATTCAAGATGTTTATTTGAATCCAGAAATTACGATTGCATAA